In Serratia marcescens subsp. marcescens ATCC 13880, a single genomic region encodes these proteins:
- a CDS encoding SDR family NAD(P)-dependent oxidoreductase — MGDLAGKKVFITGAEQGIGRATAERLIKAGCDIYFHYHSDESGPKALVALAHSLGQKAAYGYADLIDTDETQRCVSAGAEFLGGIDILINNVGGIVGRKWLGEIDRAFWQTVIDVNMTTMLNVTQSALPHLKAAPDGATIVNLASQAGRAGGHSGSLVYSATKGAVLTWTRSLAAELGEHGIRVNAVAPGLILGTRFHNRHTTQASAEETVRAIPLGRAGAPDDVARAIAFLAAEYDGFISGATLDINGGIYRM; from the coding sequence ATGGGCGATCTTGCGGGCAAAAAGGTCTTTATCACCGGGGCGGAACAGGGCATCGGCCGCGCCACCGCGGAGCGGCTGATCAAGGCCGGTTGCGACATCTATTTTCACTATCACAGCGACGAAAGCGGCCCCAAAGCGCTGGTGGCGCTGGCCCATTCATTGGGGCAAAAGGCCGCTTACGGCTACGCCGATCTCATCGATACCGACGAAACGCAGCGCTGCGTCTCGGCCGGCGCCGAGTTTCTCGGCGGCATCGATATCCTGATCAATAACGTCGGCGGCATCGTCGGGCGCAAATGGCTGGGCGAGATCGACCGCGCCTTCTGGCAAACCGTGATCGACGTGAACATGACCACCATGCTGAACGTCACCCAGAGCGCGCTGCCGCATCTGAAAGCGGCGCCGGACGGCGCCACCATCGTTAACCTGGCCTCACAGGCGGGCCGCGCCGGCGGGCACTCCGGCTCGCTGGTCTATTCCGCCACCAAGGGCGCGGTACTCACCTGGACGCGCTCGCTGGCGGCGGAGCTGGGCGAGCACGGCATTCGGGTGAATGCGGTCGCGCCCGGCCTGATCCTCGGCACCCGTTTCCACAATCGCCACACCACCCAGGCATCGGCGGAGGAAACCGTTCGCGCCATCCCGCTGGGCCGCGCAGGCGCACCGGACGACGTGGCGCGCGCCATCGCCTTCCTGGCGGCGGAATACGACGGCTTCATCTCCGGCGCGACTCTCGACATCAACGGCGGCATCTACCGCATGTAA
- a CDS encoding RbsD/FucU domain-containing protein, with protein MIKSAITHPPLLAALAQCGHKTQVLIADGNYACVTHAPKDATVVYLNLAPGTLAAPPILEKLLACINVESAALMACPPDFTNTIEAEYRQLLPEHCPIEYLPREAFYAAVKSDRTLLVIASGEQRRFANLLLTVAPVV; from the coding sequence ATGATCAAATCCGCCATCACTCACCCGCCGCTGCTTGCCGCGCTGGCGCAATGCGGGCATAAAACCCAGGTATTGATCGCCGACGGCAACTACGCCTGCGTGACCCACGCGCCGAAAGACGCCACCGTGGTCTATCTGAACCTGGCGCCCGGCACGCTCGCCGCCCCGCCGATCCTGGAAAAACTGCTGGCCTGCATCAACGTGGAAAGCGCGGCGCTGATGGCCTGCCCGCCGGACTTCACCAACACCATCGAAGCCGAATACCGGCAGCTGCTGCCAGAGCATTGCCCGATCGAATACCTGCCGCGCGAGGCGTTTTACGCCGCGGTTAAATCGGATCGGACGCTGCTGGTGATCGCCTCCGGCGAACAACGCCGTTTCGCCAACCTGCTGCTGACGGTGGCGCCGGTGGTGTGA